AATCGTTATTTTGATATTTATTATATTTATTTATTTTTATAACAGGTTAATTTATAAAAAAAATCAAGTTAATAATGCTTTTTCCACAGTTGATGTAATTCTGCAAAAAAGAAGTGACTTAATACCTAATCTTGTGTCATTAGCCCAGATATATATGCAGTTTGAACAGACAACATTAGTAGAAATTAGCCGACTCAGAATTAGAGCTAATTCAAAAAGAATAACTAACAATGAACGAGTTATTTTAGAAGATCAAATTTCTCGAACACTTAATAAATTTATTTTAGCATTAGAAGCTTATCCAGAGTTAAAAGCTAGTGAGCATTTCCTCCAATTACAATACTCATTAACTGAAGTTGAAGAACAACTTAGTGCAGCCAGAAGATTTTATAACAGTGCAGTAACTGAATATAACAATGCAGTGGAAATGTTACCGACAAAATTTATAGCTTCATGGCTTAATTATCAATTAAAAGAACCATTTCGAGCTAATCTATCGGCAATTAATAAAATAAATATGCAGTTAAATACAAACTTATAAATATGCAGGAATTAAATACTTGGCAACCAAAAGAATTATTAGAGGCTATAAACCATTTATTAGAATATCAAAACTATAGTTTAGCATTTCAATGTTTAGAAAATGTTTTTCAAAAAACAGAACCAAACACTAAAGAATATTTATATGCACAAGTATTGCTAATAGATACATATCTCCACAGTGGTCAATTTCAAAATGCAATTAACTTATGTCAAGAGTTAATTAATAGCGAACATCAAACAACCCAAATATTAGCCCAGTTTTATCTTAATCGAGTATCTACAGATATCAGGATTACGAAAACTAAAAACGAGACAGCATCAACACAAATTGCACTAAATCAAGCAGAAGCTGTTCAACTCATCAATACTGGATATCAAGCTTTGACGCAAAAACAGTATCTAGAAGCAATTAAAGCATTAGAAAAATTTTGTCAAAATGCTTCTAAGAATACAAAACAATACTTACAAGCACATCAATGGTTAGTTAAAGCATATCAAGAAAATGGGCAAATTGATGATGCGATCGCTCTTTGTCAAAAACTGCTATTACATGAATATGAAAGCATCCGCAAATGGGCAAGAAAATTATTGTATACAGAATTATTTATAGATAATTTTACTATTAATACACTAATTACAACCTCTAACTTAGAACTTCAGCCACAGCCAAAAGTTACTAAAACTATAGAAGAAGAAACAGTTACTAAGAGATTTATACCAAAAACCTTAAACGAATTTAAGGATTTCTGTCA
Above is a genomic segment from Nostoc sp. MS1 containing:
- a CDS encoding LemA family protein, whose product is MLPFIITIVILIFIIFIYFYNRLIYKKNQVNNAFSTVDVILQKRSDLIPNLVSLAQIYMQFEQTTLVEISRLRIRANSKRITNNERVILEDQISRTLNKFILALEAYPELKASEHFLQLQYSLTEVEEQLSAARRFYNSAVTEYNNAVEMLPTKFIASWLNYQLKEPFRANLSAINKINMQLNTNL